One segment of Amycolatopsis alba DSM 44262 DNA contains the following:
- the ilvD gene encoding dihydroxy-acid dehydratase has translation MPQDQPDLKPRSRDVTDGLERAAARGMLRAVGMGDDDFAKPQIGVASSWNEITPCNLSLDRLAKAVKNGVHAGGGYPLEFGTISVSDGISMGHEGMHFSLVSREVIADSVETVMMAERLDGSVLLAGCDKSLPGMLMAAARLDLASVFLYAGSIMPGQVDGQDVTIIDAFEAVGACLAGKITRAEVDRIERAICPGEGACGGMYTANTMASVAEALGMSLPGSAAPPAVDRRRDGFAHRSGEAVVGMLRQGITARQIMTMEAFENAIAVVMALGGSTNAVLHLLAIAREAEVDLRIDDFNRIGDKVPHLGDLKPFGKYVMNDVDKVGGIPVVMKALLDAGLMHGDVLTVTGKTMAENLEGIAPAGVDGEIIRPLDRPIHKTGGLTILKGSLAPEGAVVKSAGFDESTFTGTARVFDGERAALDALAEGRIVAGDVVVIRYEGPKGGPGMREMLAITGAIKGAGLGKDVLLITDGRFSGGTTGLCVGHIAPEAVDAGPIAFVRDGDPITLDVANRTLEVDIDDIEARREGWAPKPPAYTRGVLGKYAKVVRSAAHGAVCE, from the coding sequence ATGCCGCAGGACCAGCCGGATTTGAAGCCTCGTTCACGCGACGTGACCGACGGACTGGAGCGCGCGGCGGCCCGCGGGATGCTCCGCGCGGTCGGGATGGGCGACGACGACTTCGCCAAACCGCAGATCGGGGTCGCCTCGTCGTGGAACGAGATCACCCCGTGCAACCTGTCGCTCGACCGGCTGGCCAAGGCGGTCAAGAATGGGGTGCACGCGGGCGGGGGCTACCCGCTCGAGTTCGGCACGATCTCGGTGTCCGACGGTATTTCCATGGGGCACGAGGGCATGCACTTCTCGCTCGTCTCGCGGGAGGTGATCGCCGATTCGGTCGAAACGGTGATGATGGCCGAGCGGCTGGACGGCTCCGTGCTGCTGGCGGGCTGCGACAAGTCGCTGCCGGGCATGCTGATGGCCGCGGCCCGGCTCGACCTCGCCTCCGTCTTCCTTTACGCGGGTTCGATCATGCCCGGTCAGGTCGACGGGCAGGACGTCACGATCATCGACGCCTTCGAGGCCGTCGGAGCCTGCCTGGCGGGCAAGATCACCCGTGCCGAAGTGGACCGGATCGAACGCGCGATCTGCCCCGGCGAAGGTGCCTGCGGCGGGATGTACACCGCCAACACGATGGCGTCGGTGGCCGAGGCGCTCGGCATGTCGCTGCCCGGCTCGGCCGCCCCGCCCGCCGTCGACCGGCGCCGTGACGGGTTCGCCCACCGCTCGGGGGAAGCCGTCGTCGGCATGCTCCGCCAGGGCATCACCGCGCGGCAGATCATGACCATGGAGGCGTTCGAGAACGCGATCGCGGTCGTGATGGCGCTGGGCGGTTCGACCAACGCCGTCCTCCACCTGCTCGCGATCGCGCGCGAGGCGGAGGTCGATCTGCGCATCGACGACTTCAACCGCATCGGCGACAAGGTCCCGCACCTCGGTGACCTCAAGCCGTTCGGGAAGTACGTGATGAACGACGTCGACAAGGTCGGCGGCATCCCCGTGGTGATGAAGGCGCTGCTCGACGCCGGGCTCATGCACGGAGACGTGCTCACCGTGACCGGCAAGACCATGGCCGAGAACCTCGAAGGCATCGCGCCCGCCGGGGTCGACGGCGAGATCATCCGCCCGCTCGACCGCCCGATCCACAAGACCGGCGGGCTGACCATCCTCAAGGGATCGCTGGCCCCGGAAGGCGCGGTCGTGAAGTCGGCGGGCTTCGACGAATCGACGTTCACCGGCACCGCGCGCGTGTTCGACGGCGAGCGAGCCGCCCTCGACGCGCTGGCCGAGGGCCGGATCGTCGCCGGGGACGTCGTCGTCATCCGCTACGAAGGCCCGAAGGGCGGGCCGGGAATGCGCGAGATGCTCGCCATCACCGGCGCGATCAAGGGCGCCGGGCTCGGGAAGGACGTCCTGCTCATCACCGACGGCCGGTTCAGCGGCGGCACGACCGGCCTCTGCGTCGGCCATATCGCGCCGGAAGCCGTCGATGCCGGGCCGATCGCGTTCGTGCGCGACGGGGACCCGATCACGCTCGACGTCGCGAACCGGACGCTCGAAGTCGACATCGACGACATCGAGGCACGCCGCGAGGGCTGGGCACCCAAGCCTCCGGCGTACACGCGCGGTGTCCTCGGCAAGTACGCCAAGGTCGTCCGGAGCGCCGCGCACGGGGCCGTCTGCGAGTGA
- a CDS encoding hemolysin family protein has translation MGGYGFDIALVAVLVVVNAVFAGSEMALISLREGQLRALERDGRAAARTLVRLARDPNRFLATIQIGITLAGFLASATAAVSLAQPLVPLLDFLGDAAGAVAVALVTMVLTFLTLVLGELAPKRLAMQNALRWALLVARPLNLLSAISRPVVWALSASTNFVVRALGGRAEADPDQMSPEELRELVSAQRGLNAEQRMIINGALEIHERRLREVLVPRRAVLTLAAEQDLGSARRQLAESGFSRAPVARGGHLDDVVGVVHLRDLLGDHEDLAEVVRPAVVYPDSLRVSDALRSFKAEREQMALVVDEHGAVAGMVTLEDLLEEIVGEIYDETDRDVLAVRDGKDGSLVLPGTFPVHDLVDVGVELRDAPPGEYATIAGLILVLLGRIPEKPGDRVTVSGWTAEVLGVEHHAITRVALHRGFKPER, from the coding sequence GTGGGCGGCTACGGGTTCGACATCGCGCTGGTCGCGGTGCTGGTGGTGGTCAACGCGGTGTTCGCGGGCAGCGAGATGGCGCTGATCTCGTTGCGTGAGGGACAGCTGCGGGCGCTGGAACGGGACGGCCGCGCGGCGGCCCGGACGCTGGTGCGGCTGGCGCGCGACCCGAACCGCTTCCTGGCGACGATCCAGATCGGGATCACGCTCGCCGGGTTCCTCGCTTCGGCGACGGCGGCGGTCTCCCTCGCGCAGCCCCTGGTGCCGCTGCTGGACTTCCTCGGCGACGCCGCCGGAGCGGTGGCCGTCGCGCTGGTGACCATGGTCCTCACGTTCCTCACCCTGGTGCTCGGGGAACTGGCGCCGAAACGGCTGGCCATGCAGAACGCGCTGCGGTGGGCGTTGCTGGTGGCGCGACCGCTGAACCTGTTGTCGGCGATCTCCAGGCCGGTGGTGTGGGCGCTGAGCGCGTCGACGAACTTCGTCGTGCGCGCGCTGGGCGGCCGGGCGGAAGCCGATCCGGACCAGATGTCGCCCGAGGAGCTCCGGGAACTGGTCTCGGCGCAACGCGGCCTGAATGCCGAGCAGCGCATGATCATCAACGGCGCCTTGGAGATCCACGAACGACGGCTGCGGGAGGTGCTCGTCCCGCGCCGGGCCGTGCTGACGCTCGCGGCCGAGCAGGACCTCGGGTCGGCGCGCCGCCAGCTGGCCGAGTCGGGCTTCTCCCGTGCGCCGGTCGCCCGCGGCGGCCATCTGGACGACGTCGTCGGCGTCGTGCACCTGCGCGATCTGCTCGGCGACCACGAAGACCTCGCCGAGGTCGTCAGGCCGGCCGTGGTGTACCCCGATTCGCTGCGGGTCTCGGACGCGCTGCGGAGTTTCAAGGCAGAGCGGGAGCAGATGGCGCTGGTGGTCGACGAACACGGCGCCGTCGCGGGCATGGTCACCCTGGAGGATCTGCTGGAGGAGATCGTCGGCGAGATCTACGACGAGACCGACCGCGACGTACTGGCCGTCCGCGACGGCAAGGACGGCTCCCTGGTGCTGCCCGGCACCTTCCCGGTGCACGACCTCGTCGACGTCGGGGTCGAGCTGCGGGACGCGCCGCCGGGGGAGTACGCGACCATCGCCGGGCTGATCCTGGTGCTCCTCGGCCGGATCCCGGAGAAACCGGGTGACCGGGTGACGGTCTCCGGCTGGACCGCCGAAGTGCTCGGCGTCGAGCATCACGCGATCACGCGGGTGGCGCTGCACCGCGGCTTCAAACCGGAGCGATGA
- a CDS encoding cytochrome P450, whose amino-acid sequence MFALKTTPARTFLRRAEEIAKPVTRWSIGHAIPRVALRAAARRGDLQGRLSIEAGGGADLTGLFDEIRAHGAVATTRVGHVTTRHSACKDILTDDAFKTVRFVPDNPVLNRLVAWSESGLIHPIQPPSLLASEPPDHTRYRKLVTRVFTARAVEQLRQRTQAIADELLESLDPTNPVDLIEQYCGLLPVTVISQILGVPPEERDKVLALGGAAAPSLDLGLPWRTFRTVEATLAEFDSWLTVHLEKLRANPGDNLLSKLIAAREDGVGLTERELKATAGLVLAAGFETTVNLLGNGIALLTRNPGELGKLRGNPDLWSNAVDEILRYDPPVLLTGRLCARDTEIGGVPIQRGSIVSTVLAGANRDPEIFDAPSVFDVARANARDHVSFGAGRHYCLGASLARMEGEVGLRSIFERFPDLRLLGGARRRQTRILRGFETLPATLI is encoded by the coding sequence ATGTTCGCCCTCAAGACCACTCCCGCACGGACCTTCCTGCGCCGCGCGGAGGAGATCGCCAAACCGGTCACCCGCTGGAGCATCGGCCACGCCATCCCCCGTGTCGCCCTGCGGGCCGCGGCGCGCCGGGGCGACCTCCAGGGCAGGCTCTCCATCGAGGCAGGCGGCGGCGCGGACCTGACCGGGTTGTTCGACGAGATCCGCGCGCACGGCGCCGTCGCCACCACCAGGGTCGGGCACGTGACCACACGGCATTCGGCGTGCAAGGACATCCTCACCGACGACGCGTTCAAGACCGTGCGGTTCGTCCCGGACAACCCGGTGCTCAACCGGCTCGTCGCCTGGTCCGAGTCCGGGCTGATCCACCCGATCCAGCCGCCGTCGCTGCTGGCGAGCGAGCCGCCCGACCACACGCGCTACCGGAAGCTGGTCACGCGCGTCTTCACCGCCCGCGCCGTCGAGCAGCTGCGGCAGCGAACCCAGGCGATCGCCGACGAACTGCTCGAAAGCCTCGACCCGACGAATCCCGTCGACCTCATCGAGCAGTACTGCGGACTCCTGCCGGTCACCGTGATCAGCCAGATCCTCGGTGTCCCGCCCGAGGAACGCGACAAGGTGCTCGCGCTGGGCGGCGCCGCGGCCCCGAGCCTCGACCTCGGCCTGCCGTGGCGGACCTTCCGGACCGTCGAAGCCACGCTGGCCGAATTCGACTCGTGGCTCACCGTGCACCTGGAGAAGCTGCGGGCGAATCCCGGCGACAACCTGCTCAGCAAGCTGATCGCCGCCCGCGAGGACGGCGTCGGCCTGACCGAGCGGGAACTCAAGGCCACCGCGGGACTGGTGCTGGCGGCCGGGTTCGAAACGACCGTCAACCTCCTCGGCAACGGCATCGCCCTGCTCACCCGGAATCCGGGCGAACTCGGGAAACTGCGGGGGAATCCGGACCTGTGGAGCAACGCCGTCGACGAGATCCTCCGCTACGACCCGCCCGTCCTGCTCACCGGCAGGCTGTGCGCGCGTGACACCGAGATCGGCGGGGTGCCGATCCAGCGGGGTTCGATAGTCAGCACGGTGCTCGCCGGCGCCAACCGGGACCCGGAGATCTTCGACGCCCCTTCGGTTTTCGACGTCGCGCGAGCGAACGCGCGAGATCACGTGTCGTTCGGCGCCGGGCGGCATTACTGCCTCGGCGCTTCGCTGGCGAGGATGGAGGGGGAGGTCGGGCTGCGGTCGATCTTCGAGCGATTCCCCGACCTGCGGCTGCTGGGCGGTGCGCGCCGGCGCCAGACCCGGATCCTGCGCGGCTTCGAAACGCTTCCCGCCACCCTCATCTGA
- a CDS encoding helix-turn-helix domain-containing protein: MLRGDLVTTATADPTTTMVARDFTDFRTVVSQSFVPLHVTSEHRDHFRGRIRSCGADDVQLTEVTASAHVVERTPELIARADRHYYKLSLILSGTGLLIQDNREAMLRPGDVALYDTHRPYSLAFEEDFRTLVVMFPQRLIDLPRDLVGQLTAVPMSGKRGMGNVVVPFLAQLGSNLDQLGGPAGVRLAHTAVDLLATLFASELDLARATAGPHHELMRRVLAYIDTNLSSTDLGPAQIAAEHYISTRHLHGLFHEQGTTVSGWIRTRRLEHCRRELLDPVHASRPVAAIAAKWGFVDAPHFSRVFKTEFGCSPSELRRGLTVSDRLLPPSA; the protein is encoded by the coding sequence ATGCTGCGAGGTGACCTCGTGACCACCGCCACCGCCGACCCGACCACCACCATGGTCGCGCGAGATTTCACGGATTTCCGCACGGTGGTGTCGCAATCCTTCGTGCCGCTGCACGTGACGAGCGAGCACCGTGACCACTTCCGCGGCCGCATCCGCTCATGCGGCGCCGACGACGTCCAATTGACCGAGGTGACCGCGTCCGCGCACGTGGTCGAGCGGACGCCCGAGCTCATCGCCAGGGCGGACAGGCACTACTACAAGCTGAGCCTGATCCTGTCCGGGACCGGGCTGCTGATCCAGGACAACCGCGAGGCCATGCTGCGCCCCGGTGACGTGGCGTTGTACGACACGCACCGCCCGTATTCCCTGGCGTTCGAAGAGGATTTCCGCACGCTCGTGGTGATGTTCCCGCAGCGGCTCATCGATCTCCCCCGTGATCTGGTCGGCCAGCTGACCGCGGTCCCGATGTCGGGCAAGCGGGGCATGGGCAACGTGGTCGTGCCGTTCCTCGCCCAGCTCGGCAGCAACCTCGACCAGCTCGGCGGACCGGCGGGCGTCCGGCTCGCGCATACGGCGGTCGATCTGCTCGCCACCCTGTTCGCCAGCGAGCTCGACCTCGCCCGCGCGACGGCCGGGCCGCATCACGAGCTGATGCGCCGGGTCCTCGCCTACATCGACACGAACCTGTCCTCCACCGACCTCGGCCCGGCGCAGATCGCCGCCGAGCACTACATCTCCACCCGGCATCTGCACGGCCTCTTCCACGAACAGGGCACGACCGTCTCGGGCTGGATCCGCACTCGCCGCCTGGAACACTGCCGCCGTGAATTACTGGACCCAGTGCACGCTTCGCGGCCAGTCGCCGCCATCGCGGCGAAGTGGGGATTCGTCGACGCGCCGCATTTCAGCCGCGTGTTCAAGACGGAATTCGGCTGCTCGCCGAGTGAACTGCGCCGCGGCTTGACCGTGAGCGATCGGTTGTTGCCGCCCAGCGCGTGA
- a CDS encoding MoaF C-terminal domain-containing protein yields the protein MSEAPEEQWRTYDEFAAGIATYRLPNADLSGRELTVTLDDGATLALRFEDAETVTCNGIKDPYDAVAVREDVFFVNLPLTSVEGEALTVVFSTTTHRALAVRSVIGAEDVEGVPRVSQTFWSGTTDAGTPTGEEPGPSRDLIGKRNVYRYSPEHLYEHVYVSSQRYAWQCLEGVQRGHGDMDLSTVWKFQDGLYLFCFREFRIAVASVWLHDLGYALKTTGVFLGLTGDGRSEHSRAGGHIYPLGAVAYPDAQPV from the coding sequence ATGTCCGAAGCACCCGAGGAACAGTGGCGCACCTATGACGAGTTCGCCGCCGGAATAGCCACCTACCGCCTGCCGAACGCGGACCTGTCGGGACGCGAGCTCACCGTCACCCTCGACGACGGTGCGACGCTCGCGCTGCGGTTCGAGGACGCGGAAACCGTCACCTGCAACGGCATCAAGGATCCGTACGACGCGGTCGCCGTCCGGGAAGACGTCTTCTTCGTCAATCTCCCCCTTACCAGTGTGGAAGGTGAAGCGCTCACCGTCGTCTTCTCCACGACGACGCATCGCGCGCTCGCCGTGCGCTCGGTGATCGGCGCCGAGGACGTCGAAGGCGTTCCCCGTGTCTCCCAGACGTTCTGGTCCGGCACCACCGACGCGGGCACGCCGACCGGCGAGGAACCGGGGCCGTCGCGCGACCTGATCGGCAAGCGCAACGTCTACCGCTACAGCCCGGAACACCTCTACGAGCACGTGTACGTGTCTTCGCAGCGCTATGCCTGGCAATGCCTCGAAGGCGTGCAGCGCGGCCACGGAGACATGGACCTGTCGACGGTGTGGAAGTTCCAGGACGGGCTCTACCTGTTCTGCTTCCGCGAGTTCCGCATCGCCGTGGCCAGCGTGTGGCTGCACGACCTCGGCTACGCGCTGAAGACCACCGGCGTCTTCCTCGGTCTGACCGGCGACGGCCGCTCGGAACATTCCCGCGCGGGCGGGCACATCTACCCACTCGGCGCGGTCGCCTATCCCGACGCGCAACCGGTTTAA
- a CDS encoding nuclear transport factor 2 family protein: MSNLDIIAAHYAASDRGDLAGMLAPLGPATTWTEAAGFPYAGTYTGPEEVKEKVFGAIANDWDGYGFVLGELADAGDTVIGIGTYQGKHRETGRSFTARVAHVWKFDGGKVTSFEQIVDSVPVAEAMENR, from the coding sequence GTGTCCAATTTAGACATCATCGCCGCGCACTACGCCGCGAGCGACCGGGGCGACCTGGCGGGCATGCTTGCCCCGCTCGGTCCCGCGACCACCTGGACGGAGGCGGCCGGTTTCCCTTACGCCGGCACCTACACCGGTCCGGAAGAGGTCAAGGAAAAGGTCTTCGGCGCGATCGCGAACGACTGGGACGGCTACGGTTTCGTCCTGGGCGAGCTCGCCGACGCGGGTGACACGGTGATCGGCATCGGCACCTACCAGGGCAAGCACCGCGAGACCGGTCGCTCGTTCACCGCCCGAGTCGCGCACGTGTGGAAATTCGACGGCGGCAAGGTCACTTCGTTCGAGCAGATCGTCGACTCCGTGCCCGTCGCCGAAGCCATGGAGAACCGGTGA
- a CDS encoding ABC transporter substrate-binding protein — protein sequence MKPARRLVALSAAVLLATAGCAGADSGSSGPIVVGSVNALSGAATFPEASQAAKAVFDAANASGGVNGRQIQYKALDDKGDPAAAAAAAREVVGRDEAVALVGSSSLIECEINNKYYEQQKILSIQGIGVDPACFTSPNIAPANVGPYHDMTLTLLYGSETLKLNDICALLEIAGNTLPSYQAAIDEWSAITGKKLKYLDATVPYGGSDYTSYIVKARNAGCKAITVNPVEPDSIGQLKAAAAQGWNDVTWLLLTSVYSENYAKAITNAGAGVYVPAEFYPFTDSTSPQNKDWRELMTKNNIPLTSFSQGGYLAAKYFLDVAKGIKGDVTRESVTKALREMKPITDPMVGTPYVFGPGQIHHDNTAGWPIKLASGTNKWELVADDWLRIPKK from the coding sequence GTGAAACCCGCGCGGCGCCTGGTCGCCCTCTCCGCCGCCGTCCTGCTGGCCACCGCGGGCTGCGCCGGGGCGGACAGCGGTTCGAGCGGGCCGATCGTGGTCGGTTCGGTCAACGCGCTGAGCGGCGCGGCCACCTTCCCCGAAGCGTCACAGGCGGCCAAGGCGGTCTTCGACGCGGCCAACGCGAGCGGTGGCGTCAACGGAAGACAGATCCAGTACAAGGCCCTCGACGACAAGGGCGACCCGGCGGCCGCGGCGGCAGCGGCCCGCGAGGTCGTCGGCCGTGACGAAGCGGTGGCGCTGGTCGGCTCGTCCAGCCTCATCGAGTGCGAGATCAACAACAAGTACTACGAGCAGCAGAAGATCCTGTCCATCCAGGGCATCGGCGTCGACCCGGCGTGCTTCACCAGCCCCAACATCGCCCCGGCCAACGTCGGCCCGTACCACGACATGACGCTGACCCTGCTCTACGGGTCGGAAACGCTGAAGCTGAACGACATCTGCGCGCTGCTGGAGATCGCGGGCAACACGCTGCCGTCGTATCAGGCGGCCATCGACGAGTGGTCGGCCATCACCGGCAAGAAGCTCAAGTACCTCGACGCGACCGTGCCCTACGGCGGTTCCGACTACACCTCCTACATCGTCAAGGCCCGCAACGCCGGGTGCAAGGCGATCACGGTGAACCCGGTCGAGCCGGACTCCATCGGCCAGCTCAAGGCGGCCGCGGCGCAGGGCTGGAACGACGTCACGTGGCTGCTGCTCACCAGCGTCTACAGCGAGAACTACGCCAAGGCCATCACCAACGCCGGCGCCGGGGTGTACGTGCCCGCCGAGTTCTACCCGTTCACCGACTCGACCAGCCCGCAGAACAAGGACTGGCGCGAGCTGATGACGAAGAACAACATCCCGCTGACCTCGTTCAGCCAGGGCGGCTATCTGGCGGCGAAGTACTTCCTCGACGTCGCCAAGGGGATCAAGGGTGACGTCACCCGCGAGTCGGTCACCAAGGCGCTGCGTGAGATGAAGCCGATCACCGATCCGATGGTCGGCACGCCGTACGTCTTCGGACCCGGCCAGATCCACCACGACAACACCGCGGGCTGGCCGATCAAGCTCGCCTCCGGCACCAACAAATGGGAGCTCGTCGCCGACGACTGGCTGCGGATTCCCAAGAAGTAA
- a CDS encoding ABC transporter permease subunit — protein sequence MLQGALAGLAAGGLYAVLAVCLTLMSRLVRVVNFAQSATGMFGCYVAVFLSVDLGLPTWLATVVGILLGGLLSALLGWIVSTWLAEADTGTRSAVTVAVLLLLISLSFILFGNKPQPFHPILDGPAVTVGGVVISQVTVVTVALAVLVAVASRLVLSRTPAGVQLRALSERPTTAELLGIPAKRLSVAVWAVTGVVGTLVISIVAPSQSNDATSLAMLVVPAAAAALLGGFRRLDLAVAGGLGLGLIQGAAAQVDGLSVVRYFLPFVVIVALLLWSQRKEVWDAAR from the coding sequence ATGCTGCAGGGAGCGCTGGCAGGCCTGGCCGCCGGCGGACTGTACGCGGTATTGGCGGTGTGCCTGACGCTGATGTCGCGGTTGGTGCGGGTGGTGAACTTCGCCCAGTCGGCCACCGGAATGTTCGGCTGTTACGTGGCGGTGTTCCTGTCCGTCGACCTGGGCCTGCCGACGTGGCTCGCCACCGTCGTCGGGATCCTGCTCGGCGGGCTGCTCAGCGCGCTGCTCGGCTGGATCGTGTCCACCTGGCTCGCCGAGGCGGACACCGGCACCCGCTCGGCGGTCACCGTCGCGGTGCTGCTCCTGCTGATCTCGTTGTCGTTCATCCTGTTCGGCAACAAACCGCAGCCGTTCCACCCGATCCTCGACGGTCCGGCGGTCACCGTCGGCGGCGTGGTGATCAGCCAGGTCACCGTGGTCACCGTCGCGCTGGCGGTGCTGGTGGCGGTGGCCAGCAGGCTGGTGCTGAGCCGGACCCCGGCGGGGGTCCAGCTCAGGGCCCTGTCCGAACGCCCGACGACGGCGGAGCTGCTGGGCATCCCGGCGAAACGGCTCAGCGTTGCGGTCTGGGCGGTCACCGGGGTGGTCGGCACGCTGGTCATCTCGATCGTCGCGCCGTCGCAGTCCAACGACGCGACCTCGCTGGCGATGCTGGTGGTCCCCGCGGCCGCGGCGGCCCTGCTGGGCGGGTTCCGCCGTCTCGACCTCGCGGTCGCGGGCGGGCTGGGCCTCGGCCTGATCCAGGGCGCGGCCGCGCAGGTCGACGGGCTTTCGGTGGTGCGGTACTTCCTGCCGTTCGTGGTGATCGTGGCGCTGCTGCTCTGGTCGCAGCGCAAGGAGGTGTGGGATGCGGCTCGCTGA
- a CDS encoding ABC transporter permease subunit, producing MRLAERGMPFVIALVAIAAGFGLSVGLDGYFVYLGMSAVVAGISLLGLGVVTGSAGMISLCQLTFGAVGAWVVSALNEAQAPGGFLTWLVLGGLAAGVVGVLVGLPALRLRGINLAVVTLGLAAAADLALVQLQFPGVSGGISVERPDAFSDDRSYFQLAVVVLVLCCLAVYFLRRGRWGSAWQAVAFSERGTAAAGTSVRTSKLTAFAVSATLGGISGGLLTGQVGLAFPASFTAIQSLALYVLAIMSGAHLIDMAVFGAVLWVGVPELLKRWGIPQDWGFVVFGVLGVQALASGGNLGTTVRQVWYRRSKKEPAKLDLAAGTAAIEPKAPGPPVLTVRGLSVSFGHVAALSSVDIAVPEHGVLGVIGPNGAGKSTLVDAISGFLPNAEGSVELGGKPLAGSPSNRARAGLRRTFQQDRVPPGLTVGAYLKFLARRRLTADEIGEALDFFGCPAARTPLSQVDVGARRLVEVVGHLLAKPRVLLLDEPAAGLPHEEHVAFGERLRQVPARFGVSVLLIEHDLDLVRSVCDTITVLDFGRVLASGPQAEVLADPAVLKAYMGETEML from the coding sequence ATGCGGCTCGCTGAACGCGGGATGCCGTTCGTGATCGCCCTGGTCGCGATCGCGGCGGGCTTCGGCCTGAGCGTCGGGCTGGACGGGTACTTCGTCTACCTCGGCATGAGCGCCGTCGTCGCCGGGATCTCGCTGCTCGGCCTGGGCGTGGTCACCGGCAGCGCGGGGATGATCTCGCTGTGCCAGCTGACCTTCGGCGCCGTCGGCGCCTGGGTGGTGTCGGCGCTGAACGAGGCGCAGGCGCCCGGCGGGTTCCTGACGTGGCTGGTCCTCGGCGGTCTCGCCGCAGGCGTGGTCGGGGTGCTCGTCGGGCTTCCGGCGTTGCGGCTGCGCGGGATCAACCTCGCCGTGGTCACGCTGGGGCTCGCCGCCGCGGCGGACCTCGCGCTGGTCCAGCTCCAGTTCCCCGGTGTCTCCGGCGGGATCTCGGTCGAACGGCCGGACGCCTTCTCCGACGACCGGAGCTACTTCCAGCTCGCCGTCGTGGTGCTGGTGCTGTGCTGCCTGGCCGTGTACTTCCTGCGCCGCGGGCGCTGGGGCAGCGCGTGGCAGGCGGTGGCGTTCTCCGAACGCGGCACGGCGGCCGCGGGCACGAGCGTGCGGACGTCGAAGCTGACCGCGTTCGCGGTGAGCGCCACCCTCGGCGGGATCAGCGGCGGACTGCTCACCGGGCAGGTCGGGCTCGCCTTCCCGGCCAGTTTCACCGCGATCCAGTCGCTGGCGCTGTACGTGCTGGCGATCATGTCGGGCGCGCATCTGATCGACATGGCCGTCTTCGGCGCGGTGCTGTGGGTCGGCGTGCCGGAACTGCTGAAGCGCTGGGGAATCCCGCAGGACTGGGGATTCGTGGTGTTCGGCGTGCTCGGGGTCCAGGCGCTGGCGAGCGGCGGGAACCTGGGCACCACGGTGCGGCAGGTGTGGTACCGGCGGTCCAAGAAGGAGCCCGCGAAACTCGACCTGGCCGCCGGGACCGCGGCCATCGAGCCCAAGGCGCCCGGTCCGCCGGTGCTCACCGTGCGCGGGCTGAGCGTGAGCTTCGGGCACGTGGCCGCACTGTCCTCAGTGGACATCGCGGTGCCGGAACACGGGGTGCTCGGCGTCATCGGGCCGAACGGCGCGGGCAAATCGACGCTGGTCGACGCGATCAGCGGATTCCTGCCCAATGCCGAGGGTTCGGTGGAACTCGGCGGCAAGCCGCTGGCCGGATCGCCGTCGAACCGGGCCCGCGCCGGGCTGCGCCGGACGTTCCAGCAGGACCGTGTCCCGCCGGGGCTGACGGTCGGGGCGTATCTGAAGTTCCTCGCCCGGCGACGGCTCACCGCCGACGAGATCGGCGAGGCACTGGACTTCTTCGGCTGCCCCGCCGCCCGCACCCCGCTGTCGCAAGTGGACGTCGGTGCGCGCAGGCTGGTCGAGGTCGTCGGGCATCTGCTGGCCAAGCCGCGCGTCCTGCTCCTCGACGAGCCGGCCGCCGGGCTTCCGCACGAGGAGCACGTCGCGTTCGGGGAACGGCTGCGGCAGGTCCCGGCGCGGTTCGGGGTGTCGGTGCTGCTCATCGAGCACGACCTCGACCTGGTGCGCTCGGTCTGCGACACGATCACCGTCCTCGACTTCGGCCGCGTGCTGGCCTCCGGTCCGCAGGCCGAGGTGCTCGCGGATCCGGCCGTGCTCAAGGCGTACATGGGTGAAACGGAGATGCTGTGA